The sequence AGCAAGATAGACGAAGCCGTGGCGGATTCCGGGATGCAGCTTGGTGGTATCATTCCTTCAAGTGAATCGCTAATCAACCAGGAACTCAGTGGTGAATCCTATCTCAACCTTGACGACAATGATGATATTGTGGTTACCGTCAATGAAATGTTTGATAAAATCTTTTCATAATTTACTCTTTTAGACACTTGCCAGTGACCAATCAAGAATCCACAGACGATAAAGGGCTAAAGAGAAACACCATGATCGAAATGATCAAGGTGAGTCGTACGTATGCCCCCAACATTAAAGCCCTCTCCGACATTTCATTTTCCATCGAAACGGGTGAAATGTTCTTTCTTATAGGCAGAAGTGGTGCCGGCAAAACAACTCTGCTGAAACTCATCTGCAATATGGAAACACCCAGTAATGGGTTAATTGAAGTGGCTGGCTACAATATCAACACCCTCCGGGGTAAGAACCTGGCTCACCTGAGACAAAAAATCGGTGTCGCCTATCAGGACTTCAAATTGTTAAGCAATCGCACTGTTGCAGAAAACATCGCCATTGCCATGGAAGTCTCCTATAAAAACCCACGTGCCATCAGGCACCGGGTAAGAGACCTCCTTGAGCAGTTACAGTTGACTGACAAGTACGATACCATTACCAGCGAACTCTCTCGCGGAGAACAGCAACGTGTGGCACTGGCCAGATCCGTTGCAAACTCGCCCCGCCTGATTCTTGTTGATGAGCCCACTGGAAATCTTGACGCATCCACCACGGAACGTGTGATGTCACTCCTCACCCGATCGAACAAAGCTGGTGCCACTATTGTTATTGCCACTCACGACGCCTCTATCTATCAGCAGGGTACCCATAGAATCATGGAACTGCGCGATGGCAATATCCACTCCCTTACAAGGGGAGGCCGGTAATGAATTTCTGGTTTGCAGTCTTCAGACAGGCAGGTCGTAATCTCCGACAAACCTGGACTTCCCAGTTTATGACTTTTCTGACCGTCAGTCTCTCTGTATTGATTTTTGCTTTTTTCTATCTCATATACACCAATATGCTGGGTGCCGGTGACAGATTGAGTGACGACCTTCGACTGATTGTCTATCTGGAGGACGAACCCGGTCCCCAAATGCAGCAACAGCTTCGTCGCAAAATTGAAAATTTTGACAGAGTTAAAGAAATCCGTTTTATCTCGCAGGAAGAGGCCTACGAGCGCTTTGCCGAGCAACTTGGTGAAGACTCCGATGTCTTGGCTGACATGCCAAAGAATTTTCTGCCTGCGTCCATTGAAATTGTGCCTTTAAAAAGTCTCCGGGGTTACAACCAGATCAAACTTTTCTCAGAATATCTGGCAAACCTGCCCGGCACGGAAAAAGTTCAGTATGGTCAGGAATGGGTGGAACGATTCTACTATTTCACCAGATTACTGACCATCGTAGTACTTTTAAGCGGGACACTTCTTATACTCACCGCAACCTTTATGGTAGCCTACACCATCAGACTTACCATCATGGGACGCCAGGACGAACTTGAGTTGTTGAAACTTGTAGGGGCCACCAACAGTTACATACGAACCCCTTTTCTCATCGAAGGGATTCTCCAGGGATTCATGGGTTCCATTATCGGGTTGTTGGCATTGTATGGCCTTTTCCAGTGGATCAGTGCACACTTTGCAGGCCCCGGCCTTTTAAATGTTTTTCATTTCAGTTTTTTTTCACCCGTTGTCATCTTCCTGATTATTCTTAGCTCCATCTGTCTCTGCAGCCTCGGTAGCTATACATCCATACGAAAATTTTTACGGCTTTGATGTTTTTCTCAAGCAACGCTCTTCAACAGTTCAGAATTCCTGGTCCGACACAGTCCATACTACTGGTTGCCTGTATTCTGATATTTTCTGCCTCCTTCCCCCATGACTGTAAGGCCCAAAGTGACCGTACACTGGAAAAACAGAGTATTAAAAAGGATATCCAAAAATACCGTATCAACATCAGCAAACTCCAGGAAGGCATAGCCAGCCAACAACTCCAGATACAGTCCTCTAAAGAAAAGAAACGTAATCTCCTCGACGAGCTGGCCCAGATAGAATCCAGACTTTTTTCACAGCTGAAAAAATTACATGACCTTGAAGCCGAAATGAACAAACAGGAGTATCTGATAGGCGTCAAAGAGACTGAGCTCCAGAAATCACAGAGAGCCAAGAAGGCAGTACAGCACCACCTTCAGGAGAGAATCAGGGCCTACTACAAGATGGGAGAAATTGGAGTTGCAAATGTGGCGTTTTCCACAGAGAGTATGCCGCAAATGTTAAAATTTCGAGATTCCTTCACCAGCCTGATTGAATACGACAAAAGCCTTATCAAGAAATATCGTAAGTCCATTTACGAGTTGCAGCAGGCAAAAGAAACCCTGAATCTTGAAAAAACTGTTTTGCATGATTTCCTCTCCCAGGCAAAAATCGAACAGGAAGCCACAAAAACGATCAAACTTGAAAAAGAGACGTTGCTCAAACAGATTGAAACACAGAAGGAACTCCACGAGCAGGCGGTTATGGAAATGGAAAAGGTTGCCGATAACCTTTCCAACTCTCTCGACGCCCTGAAAAGAAAAGATACACTCCTCGACCAGGGATTTCTTGTAGATAAGGGGAAACACCCGGCACCACTTTCAGGAAAGGTCACAGCTCTCTTTGGCCAGGAACGGAAAAACCGCCTTGGGGTCAAAGGAAAAACAAAGGGGATAACCATTGCTACGGAAGGCACGAACCGTGTCCATGCAATTTTTGATGGTGAGATACGCTACGCCTCCTATCTCTATGGTTATGGGAACACAATTATTATCGATCATGGCTACCAGTATTTTTCTATCATTTCACGTCTTGAAAAACTTCTCGTGAAAGAAGGCGCTACTGTGAACCAAGGAGACATCATTGCTCTCACCGGTGACACTGCAACTCTCATGGAAGAAGGTGTTTATATTGAAATCCGCCACGGCTCAACCCCACTCGACCCTTTACAGTGGCTTGACAACAGTGGTCTTGTTCTGCCATAATTGGAAAAGATATTTTTAAGTTACCCACCCCCCAATCAACTGCAACGGATATCACGTGAAAATAATAGTAATTTTGTTTTCGGTTTTTTCATTGTTCATTAGCTTAACAGGCCCTTCGTTTGCTGCCATCTCTCAGGATCAGCGAGAAGCCACTTACCGCGAGCTGGAAATATTTGCCAATGTCCTCAGTATTCTACAGGAAAACTACATTGATGAAATAGACGCCGACACAACCATAGAAGGGGCAATCAGTGGTATGCTCCGTTCCCTTGATCCTCATTCGTCATACCTCACAGCCGAAGACTTTGATGAATTACAGGATGAAACAAGAGGTAACTTTTCTGGGATCGGAATCGAGATCACTATTCGTGATGGAATCCTCACCATCATCTCTCCCATTGAGGGAACGCCGGCAGATCTTGCAGGACTTAAGGCAAAGGATCTCATCGTAAAAATTAATGGTGATGCAACTAAAGACATGGCAGCAATGGACGCAATTAAATTGCTGAGAGGGCAGAAGGGAAGCGAGGTTACCTTATCAATTTACCGTGATGGCTGGCAGGAATTAAAAGAATTTACCATAATACGTGACATCATCTCACTCCATAGCGTCACCGGCCTTTTTCTCGAACCTGGATTTGCCTATATTCGAATCACCAACTTTCAGGGCCAGACGACAAAGGATACAAAAGCGCTTCTGAACGAATTAAACCTCAAAAACCCGATTAAGGGGTTAATCCTCGACCTCCGAAACAATCCAGGAGGACTCCTCGATCAAGCAATTTCAATCTCTGATATTTTCCTTGAAGAAGGTCTTGTTGTGTACACAAAGGGGAGAATCCAAGAGCAGAATATGACTTTCCAGGCTCATGCCAACAATGGCAAGAATCAGTATCCATTGGTCGTTCTCGTGAACGAAGGATCTGCCAGCGCCTCTGAAATTGTTGCTGGCGCAATTCAGGATCACAAACGGGGTGTTATTGTCGGAACCAAGACCTTTGGCAAAGGCTCGGTTCAGACCATCCTCCCCATGCCAGGGGGATCCGGCCTTCGACTTACCACTGCGCGCTACTACACACCAAACGGCAGATCAATACAAGCAACCGGCATAATTCCCGACGTCGAAGTTCCACATATCACCTACGTAAAGAATACAAAAGAAGAGCGTATTCTCCCTGAATTCGTGAGGGAAGCGGATCTAAAAAATCATATCTTAAACGGTGATAGACAGCCCAAACAGGCAAGCGAACCTGCACTTGATACAGAAGTAAAAGGTATCACTCAGGAAGAGCGAAAGACAGTAGCTGATCGTCTCAAAAAAGACAACCAGTTGCGATCAGCGCTGAACATTCTCAAAAGCCTCAACCTGTATACCGAATATAAAACCAACTCAGCACCCGAAACAACTCCCCAACCGAAACAGTCAAAGGAACTTTAAAAATTTCACGAAAAACAGTACACACTTTATCACAGGTTGCGTTTTGATTAATACCCTGAGTCTGTTCTATGTTCTATGCTGAAAATTTCCTTTTAACAGAAAGCTAACGATTGGGGCAGAAAAAAATGAACTGCATCTCGAAACTTGGTGGGATAATAACGGCAACACTGATGA comes from Desulfocapsa sulfexigens DSM 10523 and encodes:
- the ftsE gene encoding cell division ATP-binding protein FtsE, with the protein product MIEMIKVSRTYAPNIKALSDISFSIETGEMFFLIGRSGAGKTTLLKLICNMETPSNGLIEVAGYNINTLRGKNLAHLRQKIGVAYQDFKLLSNRTVAENIAIAMEVSYKNPRAIRHRVRDLLEQLQLTDKYDTITSELSRGEQQRVALARSVANSPRLILVDEPTGNLDASTTERVMSLLTRSNKAGATIVIATHDASIYQQGTHRIMELRDGNIHSLTRGGR
- the ftsX gene encoding permease-like cell division protein FtsX, which encodes MNFWFAVFRQAGRNLRQTWTSQFMTFLTVSLSVLIFAFFYLIYTNMLGAGDRLSDDLRLIVYLEDEPGPQMQQQLRRKIENFDRVKEIRFISQEEAYERFAEQLGEDSDVLADMPKNFLPASIEIVPLKSLRGYNQIKLFSEYLANLPGTEKVQYGQEWVERFYYFTRLLTIVVLLSGTLLILTATFMVAYTIRLTIMGRQDELELLKLVGATNSYIRTPFLIEGILQGFMGSIIGLLALYGLFQWISAHFAGPGLLNVFHFSFFSPVVIFLIILSSICLCSLGSYTSIRKFLRL
- a CDS encoding S41 family peptidase, which encodes MKIIVILFSVFSLFISLTGPSFAAISQDQREATYRELEIFANVLSILQENYIDEIDADTTIEGAISGMLRSLDPHSSYLTAEDFDELQDETRGNFSGIGIEITIRDGILTIISPIEGTPADLAGLKAKDLIVKINGDATKDMAAMDAIKLLRGQKGSEVTLSIYRDGWQELKEFTIIRDIISLHSVTGLFLEPGFAYIRITNFQGQTTKDTKALLNELNLKNPIKGLILDLRNNPGGLLDQAISISDIFLEEGLVVYTKGRIQEQNMTFQAHANNGKNQYPLVVLVNEGSASASEIVAGAIQDHKRGVIVGTKTFGKGSVQTILPMPGGSGLRLTTARYYTPNGRSIQATGIIPDVEVPHITYVKNTKEERILPEFVREADLKNHILNGDRQPKQASEPALDTEVKGITQEERKTVADRLKKDNQLRSALNILKSLNLYTEYKTNSAPETTPQPKQSKEL
- a CDS encoding murein hydrolase activator EnvC family protein; protein product: MFFSSNALQQFRIPGPTQSILLVACILIFSASFPHDCKAQSDRTLEKQSIKKDIQKYRINISKLQEGIASQQLQIQSSKEKKRNLLDELAQIESRLFSQLKKLHDLEAEMNKQEYLIGVKETELQKSQRAKKAVQHHLQERIRAYYKMGEIGVANVAFSTESMPQMLKFRDSFTSLIEYDKSLIKKYRKSIYELQQAKETLNLEKTVLHDFLSQAKIEQEATKTIKLEKETLLKQIETQKELHEQAVMEMEKVADNLSNSLDALKRKDTLLDQGFLVDKGKHPAPLSGKVTALFGQERKNRLGVKGKTKGITIATEGTNRVHAIFDGEIRYASYLYGYGNTIIIDHGYQYFSIISRLEKLLVKEGATVNQGDIIALTGDTATLMEEGVYIEIRHGSTPLDPLQWLDNSGLVLP